Below is a genomic region from Fischerella sp. PCC 9605.
CTGAAACTAGCTCAAAGTTTAGGGCGTCGTTTCAGCCTTTGCTCTGTTTCTCCATCCATAAGAATTATCTTTGAACTTACTCAACTTGATAGAGTATTTGAAATATTTGAAGGTACAGCACTTTTTTGAGTCGCTTGCCGCTTAGGTATCAGTTAGTTCGGTTCAAAGAATGTTGTAAACACTAATTCATACTCTCAAAACACCTAATCAATGCTAAGGTTGGAGGTGAGTGGCACTATATCAAAGAAGCTAGAAGAATAGCAAAGTGGCTATTGCAATAGAAAAATTAATAACCTCGGATATTGTAAAACCAGCTCGTTATCTAGGTAACGAACTTTTAGCAGTACACAAACCTTGGGATACGGCAACTATACGCTGGGTATTAACCTACCCAGAATTATACGAAGTAGGAGCCTCCAACTTAGGGCATATCATTCTGTATAACATCCTGAATGCTCAACCACGCCAATTGTGCGATCGCGCTTACCTAAGCGCCCCAGATCTCGCGGCTAAACTGCGGGCAACCAAAACACCGCTGTTTGCCGTTGAGTCCAAGCGATCGCTAACAGAATTTGATATCTTAGGCTTTAGCCTCAGTTACGAACTCGGTGCCACCAACATTTTAGAAATGTTGGATTTGGCAGGTATTCCCCTGACGTGGCGAGAACGGTTAACGGGGAATCACCCCTTGATTTTTGCAGGAGGACAAACGGCGACATCCAACCCTGAACCCTACGCCGACTTTTTCGACTTTTTTGCCCTTGGTGACGGCGAAGAACTCTTACCAGAAATAGGTTTAGTTTTAGAAGAAGGCAAACAAGCAGGCTTAAGCCGCCAAGAACTGCTGCTGGACTTGGCACAAGTACCGGGTGTATATGTTCCCCAGTTTTACGATCTGGCAGAGGATGGGAGCGTGCATCCTAACCGCCCAGATGTGCCAAAACGTATTCTAAGACGGGTTGCTACCCCCATACCAGCGTATTCAATTGGGTTGGTTCCCTACGTGCAGACAGTACACGATCGCCTAACGATTGAAATTCGGCGCGGTTGTACTCGTGGCTGTCGCTTCTGCCAACCGGGAATGCTAACTCGACCGGCGCGGGATGTGGAACCAGAAAAAGTGGTGACAGCGATTGAGAAGGGAATGCGGGAAACAGGATACAACGAGTTTTCTCTGTTATCCCTGAGTTGTTCTGATTATTTATCCCTGCCAGCAGTAGGGATGGAAATCAAAAATCGCCTCAAGAATGAAAATATTTCTCTTTCTCTACCCAGCCAACGGGTAGACAGGTTTGATGAAAATATCGCCAACATCCTCGGCGGTATGCGCCAAGGTGGTCTGACTTTTGCCCCAGAAGCTGGTACGCAGCGAATGCGAGACATTGTTAATAAAGGTTTGACAAATGAAGAATTGCTGCGGGGTGTGAAAACAGCGTGGGAACAAGGTTGGGATAAAATAAAGTTATATTTTATGATCGGTTTGCCTGGTGAAACCGATGCTGATGTTTTGGGCATTGCGGAAACGGTTAGTTGGTTGCAGCGCGAGTGTCGGGCGAAGGGCAGAAGACCACTTGCGTTTAACTTGACAATTTCCAACTTTACACCCAAGCCTCACACCCCGTTTCAATGGCACTCGGTTTCTACCGCCGAGTTTGAACGCAAGCAAAAATTGCTGCGGCAAGAATTCCGCCGCATCAAGGGAGTGAAAGTGAATTTCACCGATGTCCGCATTTCGGCAATGGAAGATTTTATCGGCAGAGGCGATCGCACTCTCGGTCAAGTCTTACGACGGGCTTGGGAATTAGGTGCGGGCATGGATTCCTGGTATGACAGCATCGAACAGGCTTACAATGCTTGGGGACAAGCTATTGCCGAAGCTGGTTTGACTTGGAAATATCGCCAAGTTGAAAATGGCGAGTGGAATTTGTTCCAACAAGAGGACACGGAGACTTCTCCCCCTCACCCCCTCACCCCACGCCAGGTGCTACAACGCTTGGAACCCCCGCAACGCACTGGCTCCTCTCCCACTCCCCCACTCTCCCTTTCCCTCGATAGACCCTTACCTTGGGACCACATTGACACGGGTATCGATAAAAAGTGGCTTCAAGAAGACTTAAAACGCGCTCTAGAAGCTGCAACTGTTCCCGATTGCTCTTTTGAGGGTTGTTCTCACTGTGGTGTCTGCGGAACAGACTTTGGTCATAACATTGTCATTCCCCCACTACCTGTACCGGAATTTGCTGGACAATTTGTACCAAACACTACTAAAGCCCAAAGATTGCGGGTATGGTTTGGCAAGCAGGGTGATATGGCCTTGGTTAGCCACCTAGATGTAATGCGCCTGTTTGACCGTGCTATGCGGCGATCCGGATTGCCAATTGCTTTTACTGGTGGATATCATCCCTCACCCCGCATTTCTGTAGCTTTGGCTTTACCTTTGGGTGCTACCAGCAGTGGTGAAATTGTCGATTTTGAGTTAACTCAGCCACTTGATATCGATACTTTCCGACAAAAACTGGCAGAGGTACTGCCCAGCGACATACCTATATATGATGTAGTACAGCTAGATTTGAAAGCTCCTGCTGCTACTCAAGGATTAGAAGCTGCTGAATACTTACTCACCGTAACTTCACCTGAAGCAGCAACACCTGCACATTGGCAAGACTGGATTGATACAATCAAACAGAAAAACGAGATTTGGTGGGAGCAAACAACTAAGTCAGGTAAGACTCAGTTAGTAAATCTGCGCGATCGCTTGTTTGAACTGGAATTTATAGAAACCGCCAATCTGGCAGAGTCGGCAGTTCGCTTGCGTTATTTAGGTAGTTGTCGTCAAGATGGTACACTGTTGCGTCCCGAACAAATCCTGTTTATGCTAGAACAAGTGGCAGGCATAGAATTCCAGCTACTGCAAATCCATCGCAATCGTTTGGTTTTGCGGAATTGATCTCCTGAGAGCAACTTGTTAGATAGTTGCCCTCGCATTTCATACATTAGGAATTGATTTTTAACAAGGTTGCGTTAGAATGAGATGAAGAGAATTTTTCTGGCGCTGCATTGAGTTATTTGGTTCACAATCCTGGTACTCAGGGTTTGAAAGCAAAGATTTAGAGAGCAACATCTAGGATTTTATCCCAGACCACCACCAGGCAGATTCAAGAACACTCTCTCTTGATAGCTACCTTGTGAATCAGTAACTAATAACAGGCTCCGTCGGCTTCTCTAGCTTTATGATTTTTTAAACACATGCTAAATGCCTAATTCCTAGAGAATGAAGGTATTGCATTAAAAATTAACCACGGACGGGTGATTAAATTGCTTAAATAATATGCAGCCGTTCTGGAAGAATCAGGCGTGTAAACGCATTTCGCTAATTAATAGCTCTTTAAGTGTGGGCTTAAGTTCGCAGTTTTTACTACCAGCAGCGCCTTTTTGGGCTTGCAGGGGCGACAGGAACAAAAAACCCCCAAGTCTTTTTATGCTGCCAATTTTTGAGGAAATTGAATGCCAAAACAAATTATTATCGCGGAGCAGCATCAAATAGCTGCAGTCTTTTCGGAAGATCAAATACAGGAACTTGTTGTCGCTACGGGCCATCACCAAATTGGTGATATCTACTTAGGAGTAGTAGAAAATGTATTACCTGGGATAGATGCGGCTTTCGTAAATATTGGCGACCCAGAGCGCAACGGTTTTATTCATGTCACAGACTTAGGTCCATTGCGGCTGAAGCGCACGGCGGCAGCGATCACGGAATTGTTAGCACCACAGCAGAAAGTCTTGGTGCAAGTGATGAAAGAGCCAACGGGCACAAAAGGGCCAAGGCTCACAGGTAACATCACCTTGCCTGGACGCTACGTTGTGCTGATGCCCTACGGACGAGGTGTAAATTTATCCCGTCGGATTAAAAATGAAAATGAGCGCAACCGCTTGCGAGCGTTGGCAATTTTGATTAAACCTGCGGGAATGGGTTTGCTAGTTCGTACCGAAGCAGAAGGCAAGCCAGAAGAAGCAATTATCGAAGATTTAGAATCCCTGCAAAGACAATGGGAGGCAATCCAGCAAGAAGCAGTGTCTACTCGTGCGCCAGCACTGCTGAACCGGGACGATGATTTTATCCAGCGCGTGCTGCGGGATATGTACGGTGCGGATGTGAACCGGATAGTGGTAGATTCCAGTACTGGCCTGAAGCGGGTGAAGCAGTATTTGCAAAACTGGAGTGGAGGGCAAGTACCCCAAGGATTGTTGATCGATCACCACCGCGATCGCGCCGCCATTTTAGAATACTTCCGCATTAACGCCGCCATTAAAGAAGCCCTCAAACCTAGAGTAGACCTGCCTTCTGGTGGCTATATCATTATTCAGCCCACCGAAGCATTAACGGTGATAGATGTCAACTCTGGTTCATTTACGCGATCGGCAACAGCTAGGGAAACTGTTTTGTGGACGAACTGCGAAGCCGCCACAGAAATTGCCCGTCAGTTGCGTTTGCGGAACATTGCTGGGGTTATTGTTGTTGATTTCATTGATATGGAATCGCGGCGTGACCAACAGCATGTCCTCGAACACTTTAATAAAGCTCTCAAAGCAGACAAAGCTCGTCCCCAAATTGCCCAATTAACCGAACTTGGTTTAGTAGAACTCACCCGCAAGCGCCAAGGTCAAAACATTTATGAATTATTTAGCGAACCTTGCCAAACTTGTGGTGGTTTAGGGCATGTTGTCCGCCTACCAGGAGAAACAGAAAGCCGCTCGATCGCACCACCAGTCGAACTACCAGAACGCTTTGTACCTCTGCCTCACAGAGAACCCCGCCTGCCATCTACTGCTCGTTTGAGCGAACCACGGGAAACCTACGACGGATTTACGGAGACGTACGAACACGACACTGATATCGGTGCTCTGAATTTGGCCAATCATCCCAGCTATCAAGAAATTGGCGATAGCAAAAGGCGCCGCCGTCGTCGCTTGGGATTAAATGGGGGGAATGGCAAAGAGGAGCCACGTATTAATGGCAACTCAGTGTCATTCGTGAACGAGCCAGAAATGGACATTGATGCAGAAGGAGAACTGGTAGAGACTTCTGATGTACCTACACCTAACCTGAGCAAATCAGCTTGGGTTGATAGAGGTGAACGCAGTAAACCCTCAAGAGTAGATATAGTTAAACCAGTAGTAGAACCACCAGAGATTGTGTCTGTAGAAATGACACCACCTGAACAAGATATATACGCTTTAATGGGAGTGTCACCCTTAGTGAAGTTGAACCGGGAGGTGAAAAATCCTAAGTCTGTGATTATTAACGTCACTCTGCCTGGTCAATCTTCTGCAACACCAATAGAAGCAACCTCTGAAGCACCTGTCCAAAGAGCAAGCGACACTGCTGTTGCAGCAGCAGAAGCTGAACAATTATCTTTGTCTTCAGTAGCAACTGAGCCGTCTGATTTACCTGGTATGGGTATGGCAGATGACAATGAAACTAACACCAGCACTGCTATTCGCCGTCGCCGTCGTCGTTCTTCTGCTTTGGAATCAGATACACCCACAACTGAAAGTTAAGAAACTTTACAAATTATGGTAAAGATAGAGTCAGACATCGCTTCTGTTGAGTTGGCAGTAGCTCAACAGAAAGCATTTTGGCTAGAATTTTCCGAACTTTCAGACTTTTGCGGACTAGTTGCAGGTGTAGATGAAGTAGGGAGGGGCTGTTTGTTTGGGCCTGTAGTGGCAGCAGCAGTGATACTACCAAATGAAGCTTTATCAGCACTGATGGCAGCGAAAATTAGAGACAGTAAAAAGCTGTCTAGCTATCGCAGGAGCAAGCTAGCCCAGCATATTTGTGCTATTGCCATAGATTGGAAAATCGGCTTTGCTTCAGTTGCCGAAATTGACAGGATAAATATTTTACAGGCAACACTTTTAGCGATGAAGCGAGCAGTGCTGAAACTAAAAGTGCAGCCTACACTTTGCTTAGTTGATGGCAACCAGTCGATTAAAGATCTACCACTACCACAACAAACAATAGTTAAGGGAGACGAGCGATCGCTTGCTATTGCTGCTGCTAGTATTGTTGCCAAAGTTTGGCGAGACGATTTGATACTGCGCCTCGCCTCAAGGTATCCCATCTACGACTTGGAACGCAACAAGGGTTATGGGAGCCAAAAACATCTACTGGCACTACAAAAATATGGGCCTTCACCCTTGCATCGCCAGTCATTTCGTCCTTGCCAAATTAAGGGTAGTTAGTAGTTGATAGTTGTTAGTTGGTACGGCAGGTGGGTTTCAATAAATACCAGGGTTAAATCTACCCCTACATTAGTGGGTTCAAATCACCAGCAAACTACTAACCACTGCGATCGCTTAACACAGGTATTTCCCCAAGGTAGCATTTGAGTAATATTCCATCAAACTAAATGATTTTCACTGAAATGCTTTGCGTCTACACTTACTCCTAAGAAACACATTCCGTAGCGTTGGAAATAGGGATGAGTTCTAAGCCAAAAGCTTGAGCTTTGATCTTAAGATTTTTAAGTATCCGGTCTCGATACTGTTGTTCGTAGGCATTAATACCAGGGTCACTATAGCGATCGCCTGTGATGTGTCAAGTGATTACAATTTCAGCTCAGCAGATATGACAATTTGCGATCGCGCCCTCGAACAGTTCAACGAGATTCCCATCCACGAATTCAGGTCTGGAAATGGTGGTTGTCCAGATTTAGTGAACCAGTAGGAGTGATTTCAACACTTCAAGTAACAACACCTCTTGCTGTGCGATCGCAGTGCTTTTTATTATTTCTCCCCTAAAACCGCAATTTCTTACACACTATGGGTTTGCAAATACGCCTCAAGCTTGTGTTAGACGGTACGCGAATTGCCAAACCAAGCATCACGATCCCTTTCGATCTGCTTGGCTGCTTGCAGGTTCAACCGCCGTATTCCGTTAAAGAGAAATATCTCAAGCAAAAACAGCATGATGATACTAACAGGAAATGTGCCGTAAACGCTCAGAAGATAGATAAAAACTCCCAAGAATAAAGGCAAAAGATACCATAGCCAAGCGAGTCTGAGCATACGAGCTTGATTGGTCAGATGATGCTTCCACTTATCTGGAAACCGAGTTGGGGGGAATGCAGAAATCTCCGATCTCGGAATATGCAGTTTCCACCAGATGATGGTAATGTTCAGCAACAGCGCGAAGATCACTACTCCGCTACCAATGATTGAGAGATTGTCTTCTCTCTGCTGAGAAATACCGTAAGCAATATCAAAAGCAAAAATAACAATGAGAATGCATGCAATCCCTGTCTCACGAAGATTCCGACTTTGAATACGCTTTACAAGCTCGGTAACTCTCTCTTCTAGTGATTGCGCTTGTCGATTGGATTGCACTTGTCGATTGGGCATATTTATCTCCTTTTGGCATATTAAAGTTCTGTATGAAGGAGTGAAACGTTGTTCACTGCTGACGACGATCAAAATCGTGGAGCAGAGCCATTAATGCCGGAATCACGGTCAGTGTCAGGAGTATGGAGAATGCTAACCCTCCCACTAAGGCAATACCCAATCCTTGATACAGTTCAGAACCCTGTCCGGGAAATATTGCCAGGGGCATCATTCCCAAGACACTGGTGCCTGCTGACATAAAGATCGGTCGCAGGCGATCGCAGGTGGCGTTATAGAGCGATCGCGTTCGTAAACAGCTTCTGTAACTTCTTTTGCTTCCCAAGCTGAACTTAATAAAAAATGATGTAACGATTGGGCATTTCTCAATCCAACCGCACGTGCAATTGCTGGTAGGCTTTTTCTCTTAATACTCAGATATCATCCCCAGATGTAAAAACTTAAAACACTCAAATGTTCTTACGAGGGATTTAAGGTGTTAAAAAATAAGCCAGCTTTATATTTATTCGACTTACGAGGCGAATCCCGAAGGGCAGAGTTAAAAAGCCGCCTCTTGCAGCCTTTCCAACTTATCGACTATATCTAGAACCCTGCCCTTGTTCTATAGCCATTCAGGCGTCACCTCCTGATTTATCGAGGAGGTCGCCAACTGCCCTGCTGGGCAGTTGGCAAGGTTGGCTTATTTTTTAAAAGGAGGAATGCGTGACATCTCGAAACAAATCTTGATACAAAATACAGTACTCATCAATAAATGATACCGTGGCGATCGCGGACTGCGCGTCCTGCTGCCCAACCTGCCTAAAAGGCAGGTTGCCGTGTTTCATTCTGAACCGCTCGGAAGCATACGGACGATGGCACTTCTAGCTTTATGTTGTAATGCTTCTGGTGATAACTCCATCATCTACAGCAGCTTTGACAAAGCTGTAAACACTCTTGCAGATATTGTATGATCGGGGAGTGACACAAGAGGAATAAATGATACGGTGGCGATCGCCTCTCTGGCTTTATGTTGTAATGCTTCTGTTGATAACTCCATCATTTACAGCAGCTTTCAACACTGCTGCTGATATTATACTTCGGGGAGTGACAGAATAGGGTTAAGGGGGATTTAGGAGGATCTCCAAAGATTGAATTGTACTAACTGAACTGTATTGCTTAATAATTATTACTCAATATTTAAGATGGGTAATTCTGGACTCTCGTCATCTATAGAAAGGCTTTGTTCCTTTGTTTGCAATATCACCCAGCGACGATAATCAGCTATTAGCTGACTTAACAATCTTTGCTTAATTGTCAACAGTACACTTTTGAGCAAACTATTACCAGTGGTTTCTAAAATAGGTTTGGGGGTAAAGGAGAAAGGTGGTGGTAACTCTACTTGTACTTCTAAATCAGCTCTACCTTGCAAACGTGTACCTGTATGAACCTGGTGTGGTGACAAATGCCCTTTCAAATTTAGATCGAAGCGCTGGTTAACATACTCAATACCAAGTATTTCACAACCTATTGATTGCAAATAAATCTTTCCATTAGATTCTGCCCAGACAGTCATGTCTACGGTGGGTTGAATACTTAGTGACATGAAATTAAGAGGACGCATTTTTAAACGAAAAATATCCTCAGCCAATGGCTGAACGCGGCTGTGGTCTACTAATGCATAAACCAAGCGTTGGGGCTGACGCAAGTAGTGTTGAATGGGAATAGGCTGTTGTGGAACAGCAATTTCTACCGTTTGGGAAGCGGTAAACTTGGTAGTCATGCGTTGATGAAAATAATTGTTTTATATTTCTATTATTTTTTAATTTATGGAATTTTATAGCATTAAATTGAGATTGAGCAGACAAAATTTATTTGAGAAACTATATTAATTTACAGCTAACCTTAATATACGCAAGGGTTTCTATTCTAATTGCTATTTTAAATTAGTGAAAAATAAATTATAGGGTGTAGGATTTTTGGTACTGGGTGTAATCTTTTATGCAAGTTTAAATAATTATTAATAATTTAAACTTAAGTTCATTATTACATACCAGTTGACGAATTAGTCTTATGACTTTAAAACAAACTTACAGTTCAGACAAAATTCTATGACTCTATCGATCGCACATTTAGGTCCCCCTGGCACTTATGCAGAACAAGCAGCGCTTTTGTATGTCAACTGGCTGACCAAAATTAGAGGAATCGAAGCTATCTTATGTCCCTATCCTAGCATTGCTCAAACACTCCGAGCTGTTGCCCAAGCTGAGGTACACTTGGCTGTTGTGCCAGTGGAAAACTCCATTGAAGGTAGTGTTACTGTGACTATGGATACTCTGTGGCAACTGGATAGTTTACAAATACAGTTGGCTTTGGTGATGCCAATAGTCCATACGTTAATTTCCTGCGCTCACAACATAGAGAGTATTAAAACTGTTTATTCTCATCCGCAAGCTTTGGCACAGTGTCAAAAATGGTTGGAACGCTTTCTTCCAACTGTACAGTTAATTCCTACTAATTCCACAACCGAATCGTTGCAGAAACTTGAGCAAGACATGACAGCTGCGGTTATCTCGTCCCAAAGAGCCGCGCAACTCTATAACCTACCAATATTAGAGAGTGGCATCAACGATT
It encodes:
- a CDS encoding TIGR03960 family B12-binding radical SAM protein, encoding MAIAIEKLITSDIVKPARYLGNELLAVHKPWDTATIRWVLTYPELYEVGASNLGHIILYNILNAQPRQLCDRAYLSAPDLAAKLRATKTPLFAVESKRSLTEFDILGFSLSYELGATNILEMLDLAGIPLTWRERLTGNHPLIFAGGQTATSNPEPYADFFDFFALGDGEELLPEIGLVLEEGKQAGLSRQELLLDLAQVPGVYVPQFYDLAEDGSVHPNRPDVPKRILRRVATPIPAYSIGLVPYVQTVHDRLTIEIRRGCTRGCRFCQPGMLTRPARDVEPEKVVTAIEKGMRETGYNEFSLLSLSCSDYLSLPAVGMEIKNRLKNENISLSLPSQRVDRFDENIANILGGMRQGGLTFAPEAGTQRMRDIVNKGLTNEELLRGVKTAWEQGWDKIKLYFMIGLPGETDADVLGIAETVSWLQRECRAKGRRPLAFNLTISNFTPKPHTPFQWHSVSTAEFERKQKLLRQEFRRIKGVKVNFTDVRISAMEDFIGRGDRTLGQVLRRAWELGAGMDSWYDSIEQAYNAWGQAIAEAGLTWKYRQVENGEWNLFQQEDTETSPPHPLTPRQVLQRLEPPQRTGSSPTPPLSLSLDRPLPWDHIDTGIDKKWLQEDLKRALEAATVPDCSFEGCSHCGVCGTDFGHNIVIPPLPVPEFAGQFVPNTTKAQRLRVWFGKQGDMALVSHLDVMRLFDRAMRRSGLPIAFTGGYHPSPRISVALALPLGATSSGEIVDFELTQPLDIDTFRQKLAEVLPSDIPIYDVVQLDLKAPAATQGLEAAEYLLTVTSPEAATPAHWQDWIDTIKQKNEIWWEQTTKSGKTQLVNLRDRLFELEFIETANLAESAVRLRYLGSCRQDGTLLRPEQILFMLEQVAGIEFQLLQIHRNRLVLRN
- a CDS encoding Rne/Rng family ribonuclease, producing the protein MPKQIIIAEQHQIAAVFSEDQIQELVVATGHHQIGDIYLGVVENVLPGIDAAFVNIGDPERNGFIHVTDLGPLRLKRTAAAITELLAPQQKVLVQVMKEPTGTKGPRLTGNITLPGRYVVLMPYGRGVNLSRRIKNENERNRLRALAILIKPAGMGLLVRTEAEGKPEEAIIEDLESLQRQWEAIQQEAVSTRAPALLNRDDDFIQRVLRDMYGADVNRIVVDSSTGLKRVKQYLQNWSGGQVPQGLLIDHHRDRAAILEYFRINAAIKEALKPRVDLPSGGYIIIQPTEALTVIDVNSGSFTRSATARETVLWTNCEAATEIARQLRLRNIAGVIVVDFIDMESRRDQQHVLEHFNKALKADKARPQIAQLTELGLVELTRKRQGQNIYELFSEPCQTCGGLGHVVRLPGETESRSIAPPVELPERFVPLPHREPRLPSTARLSEPRETYDGFTETYEHDTDIGALNLANHPSYQEIGDSKRRRRRRLGLNGGNGKEEPRINGNSVSFVNEPEMDIDAEGELVETSDVPTPNLSKSAWVDRGERSKPSRVDIVKPVVEPPEIVSVEMTPPEQDIYALMGVSPLVKLNREVKNPKSVIINVTLPGQSSATPIEATSEAPVQRASDTAVAAAEAEQLSLSSVATEPSDLPGMGMADDNETNTSTAIRRRRRRSSALESDTPTTES
- a CDS encoding ribonuclease HII yields the protein MVKIESDIASVELAVAQQKAFWLEFSELSDFCGLVAGVDEVGRGCLFGPVVAAAVILPNEALSALMAAKIRDSKKLSSYRRSKLAQHICAIAIDWKIGFASVAEIDRINILQATLLAMKRAVLKLKVQPTLCLVDGNQSIKDLPLPQQTIVKGDERSLAIAAASIVAKVWRDDLILRLASRYPIYDLERNKGYGSQKHLLALQKYGPSPLHRQSFRPCQIKGS
- a CDS encoding DUF1997 domain-containing protein, which translates into the protein MTTKFTASQTVEIAVPQQPIPIQHYLRQPQRLVYALVDHSRVQPLAEDIFRLKMRPLNFMSLSIQPTVDMTVWAESNGKIYLQSIGCEILGIEYVNQRFDLNLKGHLSPHQVHTGTRLQGRADLEVQVELPPPFSFTPKPILETTGNSLLKSVLLTIKQRLLSQLIADYRRWVILQTKEQSLSIDDESPELPILNIE
- the pheA gene encoding prephenate dehydratase → MTLSIAHLGPPGTYAEQAALLYVNWLTKIRGIEAILCPYPSIAQTLRAVAQAEVHLAVVPVENSIEGSVTVTMDTLWQLDSLQIQLALVMPIVHTLISCAHNIESIKTVYSHPQALAQCQKWLERFLPTVQLIPTNSTTESLQKLEQDMTAAVISSQRAAQLYNLPILESGINDYPENCTRFLVVSQGDMPFAYQPSHAKASHTSLAFSVPANVPGALVKPLQVFAQLGINLSRIESRPTKRSLGEYLFFIDAEADASEVQMQSALQELTTYTEILKIFGSYSILPINILGEEVSG